In one Notolabrus celidotus isolate fNotCel1 chromosome 1, fNotCel1.pri, whole genome shotgun sequence genomic region, the following are encoded:
- the LOC117827294 gene encoding uncharacterized protein LOC117827294 codes for MMDLVEEESSVTQTMSAFTMTTAGLTVSPPSNTVRVASTLKISATPSVTDMTSLNTDAEDGTAGLTVSPPSNTVRVASTLKISATPSVTDMTSLNTDAEDGTGVSVNMPDSKDSTVYETSEKTASAERGIWKFVAVTAGCGVTVGVLLLVSAVLCNKRRAGSREVKRRQSQIQNGDTCYYSTIGDEMAETALTDKVYSTIQAH; via the exons ATGATGG ATCTTGTGGAGGAAGAGTCCAGCGTAACCCAAACAATGTCTGCATTTACTATGACAACAG CAGGTCTGACTGTTAGTCCACCAAGTAACACTGTTCGTGTTGCTTCCACTCTCAAAATATCAGCTACACCATCAG TAACAGATATGACGTCTCTGAATACAGACGCTGAGGATGGAACAG CAGGTCTGACTGTTAGTCCACCAAGTAACACAGTTCGTGTTGCTTCCACTCTCAAAATATCAGCTACACCATCAG TAACAGATATGACATCTCTGAATACAGACGCTGAGGATGGAACAG GTGTAAGTGTAAACATGCCTGACAGTAAAGACAGCACTGTCTATGAAACCTCTGAGAAAACAGCTTCAG CAGAAAGGGGGATATGGAAGTTCGTAGCAGTGACTGCTGGTTGTGGGGTAACTGTGGGTGTCCTGTTGTTGGTTTCTGCAGTCCTCTGTAACAAAAGAAGAGCTG GGTCCAGGGAAGTGAAAAGGCGACAGTCACAAATACAGAAT gGTGACACATGTTATTACTCCACTATTGGTGATGAGATGGCTGAAACAGCACTAACAGACAAGGTGTACAGCACCATACAGGCACATTGA